GATCCTTTAGAATTCAGGTTATTCAGCGCTTCACCGTCCCATCCCCAGAGAAAACTTTACTCGCCAACTCCCCAGCTCTGACCTCCCGCCGGAAACGATTGAGGCTATCGGACGTCGCACGCCATAGTGTAAGTCGCTATGTTTAAAGGGGGTAAACGTTTATGTAGTCGAGCCCAGATTAATGGCATGCCACTTGCCCTTCCTATTGAAAGAGAGGAGGAGGGGACAATGAGCGCGCAACGGTTGAACGATGCAAGGCAGAAGATCCTAGTCGTAGATGACGATTGTACGCTGCGGGAATTGTTAGCAGACTATCTTGAGAGGGTGGGCTTCGAGGTGCGAACAGCACCAGACGGTCGCGCTGGGCTGGACGCCTTGGACGGGTGCCACTTCGACCTCATCCTAACGGACTACCGAATGTCTGCAATGACTGGCATCGAGATGGCTGCGGTGATCCGCAGGTCCGATACAGTTACACCTATCATCCTGATCACAGGCGACTTCTACGAGCTTAACGCTGAGATCGTGGCGCAAGCCGGGATTACAAGGATGCTGCCAAAGCCTCTCAAGCTTAACGAGCTCTTAACATGTGTTCAAACAGCAAAGTCAACATAGCAAGGTAAATGCTATCTCGACAACTCGACAAAAGGAGACAAGCCAGATGAGCAGAGCAATGTCCAAACGGATCGCGTTAGGGGTGCTCGTGCTCGGGTTAACCACGGGGTGCGCCGGGATGTCGACGCGTCAGCAGCGTGCCTTGAGCGGAGGCGCCATTGGCGCGGCCGGTGGGGCTGTCGTAGGCGTCATGGCCGGTAGTCCGGCTACCGGCGCCATTGTGGGCGGAGCGATAGGAACGGCTACAGGCGCCATGTGGGATGATATCAAGAAATCGCTGAAGTGAGCATCGGGCACTGACTTCAAGTACTGGCCCCATCACCCCACTGCTCATTCGGTTTCTACGGCCTCTCCGATTTGACTCCCCTTCCCGAGTCGGAGAGGCCGTCTTTTTTCCTCAACTCCTCCATCCTCGTCTTGTTACTGCCAGAAAGCGGACCAATTAACTTAGCCAAGATAATAGGATTTTACAATTTGACTTATAGGATTTAAGCCGATAGTGTTAGACTCATCGTTTACCCTATTTAATGACAGACGAGAAGCCTAGCCTTCAGGAGGGTTTTCATGCGCCATCGATGGATCTGTGTCTGGTTGTCAAGTTTGGTGGCTGTTGTGGCTAGCCTCGGATTGCTAAGTCCTGCCTGGTCTGAAGCGCCAAAAGAGCTGCGGGTTTCGGCTATCCCGGACGAGAACCCGACTGAACTGATGCGGATCTATACGCCCTTCGCTGAGTATCTTAGCAAAGAACTGGGCATCCCGGTCAGATACTATCCAGTAGTGGACTACGCTGCCACCGTCGAAGCCCTGGCGGCTAAGAAGCTGGACATGGTCTGGTACGGCGGATTTACCTTCGTCCAGGCTCGAAAGCGGACAGGCAATGCGATCCCGCTGGTGAGCCGGGAAGAGGACCTGCGCTTTCACAGTAAATTCATCACCAGGCCGGAAACCGGCATCAAGACCCTGGCCGACTTAAAGGGCAAGACCTTCTCCTTCGGAAGCGTCAGCTCGACATCAGGTCACCTCATGCCACGCTATTTCCTTCTGCAGAATGGGATAGACCCCGAAAAAGACTTCGCGAAATTCAGCTTCAGCGGGGCTCACGATGCCACCGCCCTCTGGGTAGAGAGCGGAAAAGTTGACGCCGGGGCCTTGAATGAGGCAGTGTGGGAAAAGCTCGTTCAGGCCAAAAAGGTTGACCTCAATAAGGTGCAGGTGTTCTGGACGACACCCCCCTACATCGACTATGTCTGGACCGTGCGGGGCGATCTGGACAGCAGTCTCGTAGAAAAGATCGCCACCGCCTTCACGAAGCTCAACTATAGCAACCCAGTGGATAGAGCCCTCATGGACCTTCAGCGTACGAAGGGATACGTCCGCGTCAAGGTCGAGCAGTTCAAGCCGGCTGAAGATGCAGCGATCGCCGCTGGGCTGCTTCAGTAGCACCATTAGAACCCATGTATATGCTCGATCGAGTCTCTAAGGTATTCGCCGGCCGGATCGTCGCCGTAGACGATCTTGATCTGAATATCCGACAGGGCGAGCGGGTGGCCTTGATCGGCCCAAGCGGAGCCGGCAAGACGACCCTGTTCCGGATGTTGAATCTCACGATCCCCCCAACATCGGGAAGCCTGTTATTCGACGGACTGGACATCGGCCGCTTCTCCGGACGGCGGCTACGAGAGGTCCGACGCCGAATCGGAACTATCTACCAACAGCACAATCTGATCCCTCGCCTACAGGTCGTTCATAACGTGCTTGCAGGCAAACTGGGAACTTGGTCCACCTGGCAGGCGGTGCGCTCCCTGATCCGACCGACGGAGGTCGATCTCGCTTCCCTGGCGCTCAGACAGGTCGGCATCGCTGAAAAGCTGTACGACAGGACCGAGACACTTTCAGGCGGCCAGCAGCAGCGGGTCGCCATTGCCCGCATGCTGGTACAGAATCCAGAGGTGATCCTGGCCGACGAGCCGGTCTCTTCAGTGGATCCCGCGCTAGCCTCCGGAATCGTCAAGCTGCTGATCGATCTGAGCCGGACCACCCGCAAAACCCTCATCATGAACCTCCACAGTGTTGATCTGGCGCTGGCCCATTTCCCCAGAGTGATCGGGCTGAAGGATGGAAAGATGTCGTTCGATCTGGCAGCCCCAGCGGTAACAGATGACCATCTGACAGCGCTGTACTCCGGAAGTCAGACCGAGACAGCCGAAGAGGAGGCCTCCATCCGTGCAAAGCAACGTTCCCTCTACTCCTGCCAGCCTCACCTTACCAGCTAGGCGCTTCTCCACCTTCCAGATCGTCTATTCCGTCCTGTTCGTCCTGACGTTCCTGGGAAGTTATAAGCTTGCCCAGGTGAAACCACTGCTGCTCTTCGAGCCTGAGGGACGCCGGAACATCTGGAAGTTCGTCACCGGCATGTTCCCGCCAGACCTATCCTGGAACTTCCTGAGTCTGCTGGGTCGCCCGATCCTGGAAACCATTCAGATCTCTCTGATGGGAACCGTCATCGCCGTAGTCATCGGCTTCCCCCTTGGCCTTCTTGCGACAAGCTCGCTCACATTCAAAGGTATTCTGCACGAACGAGAGCTCGCCGGCTCTCGCCCGCAAGCAATGCTCCACAAGGGATCGTATCTACTGGCCAGGGCGATCCTCAGCCTGTTCCGGACTATCCCTGAATTCGTGTGGGCCTTCATGTTTGTCCGGGCCGTTGGGCTAGGTCCGTTCCCCGGTGTCCTGGCGATTGCGATCTCCTATGCGGG
This genomic stretch from Candidatus Methylomirabilis limnetica harbors:
- a CDS encoding response regulator — protein: MSAQRLNDARQKILVVDDDCTLRELLADYLERVGFEVRTAPDGRAGLDALDGCHFDLILTDYRMSAMTGIEMAAVIRRSDTVTPIILITGDFYELNAEIVAQAGITRMLPKPLKLNELLTCVQTAKST
- a CDS encoding YMGG-like glycine zipper-containing protein; amino-acid sequence: MSRAMSKRIALGVLVLGLTTGCAGMSTRQQRALSGGAIGAAGGAVVGVMAGSPATGAIVGGAIGTATGAMWDDIKKSLK
- a CDS encoding putative selenate ABC transporter substrate-binding protein, with translation MRHRWICVWLSSLVAVVASLGLLSPAWSEAPKELRVSAIPDENPTELMRIYTPFAEYLSKELGIPVRYYPVVDYAATVEALAAKKLDMVWYGGFTFVQARKRTGNAIPLVSREEDLRFHSKFITRPETGIKTLADLKGKTFSFGSVSSTSGHLMPRYFLLQNGIDPEKDFAKFSFSGAHDATALWVESGKVDAGALNEAVWEKLVQAKKVDLNKVQVFWTTPPYIDYVWTVRGDLDSSLVEKIATAFTKLNYSNPVDRALMDLQRTKGYVRVKVEQFKPAEDAAIAAGLLQ
- a CDS encoding phosphonate ABC transporter ATP-binding protein encodes the protein MYMLDRVSKVFAGRIVAVDDLDLNIRQGERVALIGPSGAGKTTLFRMLNLTIPPTSGSLLFDGLDIGRFSGRRLREVRRRIGTIYQQHNLIPRLQVVHNVLAGKLGTWSTWQAVRSLIRPTEVDLASLALRQVGIAEKLYDRTETLSGGQQQRVAIARMLVQNPEVILADEPVSSVDPALASGIVKLLIDLSRTTRKTLIMNLHSVDLALAHFPRVIGLKDGKMSFDLAAPAVTDDHLTALYSGSQTETAEEEASIRAKQRSLYSCQPHLTS
- the phnE gene encoding phosphonate ABC transporter, permease protein PhnE — translated: MQSNVPSTPASLTLPARRFSTFQIVYSVLFVLTFLGSYKLAQVKPLLLFEPEGRRNIWKFVTGMFPPDLSWNFLSLLGRPILETIQISLMGTVIAVVIGFPLGLLATSSLTFKGILHERELAGSRPQAMLHKGSYLLARAILSLFRTIPEFVWAFMFVRAVGLGPFPGVLAIAISYAGMLGKVYSEILEHVNPGPLEALQATGASRLTILLYGLLPQSLPNLVSYTLYRWECAIRASAILGFVGAGGIGQQLEISMRMFNFNQVTTLVAILFVMVAGVDALSAKVRGAIFGRERG